A genome region from Geobacter pickeringii includes the following:
- a CDS encoding LTA synthase family protein encodes MNLSRRFGVVALFSSLFIAIATAIRLVLLAMVPTGSGLTPLLTAKAFGMGFAFDLATLAYFLIPASLYLMLVPSRVAGHRHHRWLIRAAFAVILYALLFDGVAEYFFFEEFGTRFNFIAVDYLIYTHEVAGNIRESYPLGPILGGILVVDLALVFLLRRAIDRAALLTFAGRHRRGGMALLAAPAAALLLMNISASSISANSYANELATDGIYSLVAAFRNNELDFTRFYVTRDEQKVLARLRTLVAERNNHFTAPSPRMTRAITGEGKEQRLNVVVIVEESLSAEYLGTFGNTKGLTPNLDRLAGESLFFTHLYASGTRTVRGLEALSLSIPPLPGTSIVKRPDNGGFRSWGEVMREKGYDTRFIYAGYGYFDNMNAFFAGNGCDIVDRTNFAKDEITFANVWGVCDEDLFHKVIREGRASYERGRPFFSMVMTTSNHRPFTYPAGKIDIPSKTGRDGGVKYADFAIGTLLAEARKEPWFRDTVFVIVADHCAGSAGKTELPVKKYEIPLFIYSPAHVSPARIDRMMAQIDVAPTVLGLLNMSYTTDFFGRDVLKAGDKPERAFISTYQKLGYIEGDRLLILGPHHKEALYRFDRASGAVTPLPMDEGYLMNMLGWYQGGNYLYKNRLNRIERR; translated from the coding sequence ATGAACCTTTCCCGCAGATTCGGCGTCGTCGCCCTCTTCTCGTCGCTTTTCATCGCCATTGCCACGGCGATCCGCCTGGTGCTCCTCGCCATGGTTCCGACGGGGTCGGGGCTCACCCCGCTCCTGACGGCCAAGGCGTTCGGCATGGGATTCGCGTTCGACTTGGCGACCCTCGCCTATTTCCTGATTCCGGCATCCCTCTACCTCATGCTGGTCCCCTCCCGGGTCGCCGGGCACCGGCACCACCGATGGCTCATCCGCGCCGCCTTCGCCGTCATCCTCTACGCGCTGCTCTTCGACGGCGTGGCCGAGTATTTCTTCTTCGAAGAGTTCGGCACCCGCTTTAACTTCATCGCCGTCGACTATCTGATCTATACCCACGAGGTGGCGGGAAACATCCGGGAGTCGTACCCCCTCGGCCCAATCCTCGGGGGGATCCTCGTGGTGGACCTGGCGCTCGTCTTCCTCCTGCGCCGGGCTATTGACCGGGCCGCCCTCCTCACCTTCGCCGGCCGGCACCGCCGCGGGGGGATGGCGCTCCTGGCCGCCCCGGCGGCGGCCCTGCTGCTGATGAACATCTCCGCCTCCTCCATCTCCGCCAACAGCTACGCCAACGAGCTGGCCACCGACGGCATCTACAGCCTGGTCGCCGCCTTCCGCAACAACGAACTCGACTTCACCCGCTTCTACGTGACCCGCGACGAGCAGAAGGTGCTCGCCCGGCTCCGGACCCTCGTGGCGGAGCGCAACAACCACTTCACCGCTCCCTCCCCGCGCATGACCCGCGCCATCACCGGCGAAGGGAAAGAGCAGCGGCTGAACGTGGTCGTCATCGTCGAGGAGAGCCTGAGCGCCGAATACCTCGGCACCTTCGGCAACACGAAGGGGCTCACCCCGAATCTCGACCGCCTCGCCGGCGAGTCGCTCTTCTTCACCCACCTCTACGCCTCCGGCACCCGCACCGTCCGGGGGCTCGAGGCACTCTCCCTCTCCATCCCGCCCCTTCCGGGGACCTCCATCGTCAAGCGGCCGGACAACGGCGGCTTCCGCTCCTGGGGGGAGGTCATGCGGGAGAAGGGGTACGACACCCGCTTCATCTATGCCGGCTACGGCTACTTCGACAACATGAACGCCTTCTTCGCGGGGAACGGTTGCGACATCGTCGACCGGACGAACTTCGCCAAGGATGAGATCACCTTCGCCAACGTCTGGGGGGTCTGCGACGAGGATCTCTTCCACAAGGTGATCCGGGAGGGACGGGCGTCGTACGAGCGCGGCAGGCCTTTCTTCAGCATGGTGATGACCACCTCCAACCACCGCCCCTTCACCTATCCGGCGGGAAAGATCGACATTCCGTCGAAGACCGGCCGCGACGGCGGGGTGAAGTATGCCGACTTCGCCATCGGCACGCTCCTTGCCGAGGCCCGGAAGGAGCCGTGGTTCCGCGACACCGTCTTTGTCATCGTGGCCGACCACTGTGCCGGCAGTGCCGGCAAGACCGAACTCCCGGTGAAGAAGTACGAGATTCCCCTCTTCATCTACTCCCCCGCCCACGTCTCCCCGGCCCGTATCGACCGGATGATGGCCCAGATCGACGTGGCCCCCACGGTCCTCGGCCTGCTCAACATGAGCTACACCACCGACTTCTTCGGCCGCGACGTCCTGAAGGCCGGCGACAAACCGGAGCGCGCCTTCATCTCCACCTACCAGAAGCTCGGCTACATCGAGGGGGACCGGCTCCTGATCCTCGGGCCCCACCACAAGGAGGCGCTCTACCGGTTCGACCGCGCGAGCGGCGCCGTCACCCCGCTTCCGATGGACGAGGGGTATCTGATGAACATGCTTGGCTGGTACCAGGGGGGGAACTACC